In Piliocolobus tephrosceles isolate RC106 chromosome 10, ASM277652v3, whole genome shotgun sequence, a single window of DNA contains:
- the RAPGEF3 gene encoding rap guanine nucleotide exchange factor 3 has protein sequence MKVGWPGESCWQVGLAVEDSPALGAPRVEALPDVVPEGTLLNMVLRKMHRPRSCSYQLLLEHQRPSCIQGLRWTPLTNSEESLDFSESLEQASTERVLRAGRQLHRQLLATCPNLIRDRKYHLRLYRQCCSGRELVDGILALGLGVHSRSQVVGICQVLLDEGALCHVKHDWAFQDRDAQFYRFPGPEPEPVGAHEMEEELAEAVALLSQRGPDALLTVALRKPPGQRTDEELDLIFEELLHIKAVAHLSNSVKRELAAVLLFEPHSKAGTVLFSQGDKGTSWYIIWKGSVNVVTHGKGLVTTLHEGDDFGQLALVNDAPRAATIILREDNCHFLRVDKQDFNRIIKDVEAKTMRLEEHGKVVLVLERASHGAGPSRPPTLGRNRYTVMSGTPEKILELLLEAMGPDSSAHDPTETFLSDFLLTHRVFMPSAQLCAALLHHFHAEPAGGSEQERSTYICNKRQQILRLVSQWVALYGSMLHTDPVATSFLQKLSDLVGRDARLSNLLREQWPERRRHHRLENGCGNASPQMKARNLPVWLPNQDEPLPGSSCAIRVGDKVPYDICLPDHSVLTLQLPVTASVREVMAALAQEDGWTKGQVLVKVNSAGDAIGLQPDARGVATSLGLNERLFVVNPQEVHELTPHPDQLGPTVGSAEGLDLVSAKDLAGQLTDHDWSLFSSIHQVELIYYALGPQHLRDVTTANLERFMRRFNELQYWVATELCLCPVPGPRAQLLRKFIKLAAHLKEQKNLNSFFAVMFGLSNSAISRLAHTWERLPHKVRKLYSALERLLDPSWNHRVYRLALAKLSPPIIPFMPLLLKDMTFIHEGNHTLVENLINFEKMRMMARAARMLHHCRSHNPVPLSPLRSRVSHLHEDSQVARISTCSEQSLSTRTPASTWAYVQQLKVIDNQRELSRLSRELEP, from the exons ATGAAG GTGGGCTGGCCAGGTGAGAGCTGCTGGCAGGTGGGCCTGGCTGTGGAGGATAGCCCAGCTCTGGGAGCACCGCGGGTGGAAGCCCTCCCTGACGTGGTCCCGGAGGGGACACTACTCAACATGGTGTTGAGGAAGATGCACCGGCCCCGAAGCTGCTCCTACCAGCTGCTGCTGGAGCACCAGCGTCCGAGCTGCATCCAGGGGCTGCGCTGG ACACCACTCACCAACAGCGAGGAGTCCCTGGATTTCAGCGAGAGCCTGGAGCAG GCCTCCACAGAGCGGGTGCTCAGGGCTGGGAGGCAGCTGCATCGGCAACTGCTGGCCACCTGCCCAAACCTCATCCGAGACCGGAAGTACCACCTTAGGCTCTATCG GCAGTGCTGCTCTGGCCGGGAGCTGGTGGATGGGATCTTGGCCCTGGGACTTGGGGTCCATTCCCGGAGCCAAGTTGTGGGAATCTGCCAGGTGCTGCTGGATGAAGGTGCCCTCTGCCATG TGAAACACGACTGGGCCTTCCAGGACCGAGATGCCCAATTCTACCGGTTCCCCGGGCCCGAGCCTGAGCCCGTGGGAGCTCATGAGATGGAGGAGGAGTTGGCTGAAGCTGTGGCCCTGCTCTCCCAGCGGGGGCCTGATGCCCTGCTCACTGTGGCACTTCGAAAGCC CCCAGGTCAGCGCACGGATGAAGAGCTGGACCTCATCTTTGAGGAGCTGCTGCACATCAAGGCTGTAGCCCACCTCTCCAACTCA GTGAAGCGAGAATTAGCAGCCGTTCTGCTCTTTGAACCACACAGCAAGGCAGGGACCGTGT TGTTCAGCCAGGGGGACAAGGGCACTTCGTGGTACATTATCTGGAAGGGATCTGTCAATGTGGTGACCCATGGCAAG GGGCTGGTGACTACCCTGCATGAGGGAGATGACTTTGGACAGCTGGCTCTGGTGAATGATGCACCTCGGGCAGCCACCATCATCCTGCGAGAAGACAACTGTCATTTCCTGCGTGTGGACAAGCAGGACTTCAACCGTATCATCAAG GATGTGGAGGCAAAGACCATGCGGCTAGAAGAACATGGCAAAGTGGTGCTGGTGCTGGAGAGAGCCTCTCACGGCGCCGGCCCATCCCGACCCCCAACCCTAGGCAGGAACCG GTATACAGTGATGTCTGGCACCCCAGAGAAGATCCTAGAGCTCCTGTTGGAGGCCATGGGACCAGATTCCAGTGCTCATGACCCAACAG AGACATTCCTCAGCGACTTCCTCCTGACCCACAGGGTCTTCATGCCCAGCGCCCAACTCTGTGCCGCCCTTCTGCACCA CTTCCATGCGGAGCCTGCGGGTGGTAGTGAGCAGGAGCGCAGCACCTACATCTGCAACAAGAGGCAGCAGATCCTGCGGCTGGTCAGCCAGTGGGTGGCCCTGTATGGCTCCATGCTCCACACTGACCCTGTGGCTACCAGCTTCCTCCAG AAACTCTCAGACCTGGTGGGCAGGGACGCCCGACTCAGCAACCTGCTGAGGGAGCAGTGGCCAGAGAGGCGGCGACACCACAG GTTGGAGAATGGCTGTGGGAATGCATCTCCTCAGATGAAG gccCGGAACTTGCCTGTTTGGCTCCCCAACCAGGACGAGCCCCTTCCTGGCAGCAGCTGTGCCATCCGAGTTGGGGATAAAG TCCCCTACGACATCTGCCTGCCAGACCACTCAGTGTTGACCCTGCAGCTGCCTGTGACAGCGTCTGTGAGAGAGGTGATGGCGGCGTTGGCCCAGGAGGATGGCTGGACCAAGGGGCAGGTGCTGGTGAAGGTCAATTCTGCAGGTG ATGCCATTGGCCTGCAGCCAGATGCCCGTGGTGTGGCCACATCTCTGGGGCTCAATGAGCGGCTCTTTGTTGTCAACCCACAGGAAGTGCATGAGCTG ACCCCACACCCTGACCAGCTGGGCCCCACTGTGGGCTCTGCTGAGGGGCTGGACCTGGTGAGTGCCAAGGACCTGGCAGGCCAGCTGACGGACCACGACTGGAGCCTCTTCAGCAGCATCCACCAg GTGGAGCTAATTTACTATGCGCTGGGCCCCCAGCATCTGCGGGATGTCACCACCGCCAACCTGGAGCGCTTCATGCGCCGCTTCAACGAGCTGCAGTACTGGGTGGCCACTGAGCTGTGTCTCTGCCCGGTGCCTGGCCCCCgggcccagctgctcaggaagttCATTAAGCTGGCGGCCCA CCTCAAGGAGCAGAAGAATCTCAATTCCTTCTTTGCCGTCATGTTTGGCCTCAGCAACTCGGCCATCAGCCGCCTAGCCCACACCTGGGAG CGGCTGCCACACAAAGTCCGGAAGCTGTACTCCGCCCTCGAGAGGCTGCTG GATCCCTCCTGGAACCACCGGGTGTACCGACTGGCCCTCGCCAAGCTCTCCCCTCCTATCATCCCCTTCATGCCCCTTCTTCTCAAAG ACATGACCTTCATTCATGAGGGAAACCACACACTAGTGGAGAACCTCATCAACTTTGAGAAGATG AGAATGATGGCCAGAGCCGCGCGCATGCTGCACCACTGCCGAAGCCACAACCCTG tgcctctctcaccactcagAAGCCGAGTTTCCCACCTCCACGAGGACAGCCAGGTGGCGAGGATTTCCACAT GCTCGGAGCAGTCCCTGAGCACCCGGACTCCAGCCAGCACCTGGGCTTATGTCCAGCAGCTGAAGGTCATCGACAACCAGCGGGAACTCTCCCGCCTCTCCCGAGAGCTGGAGCCATGA